A single region of the Gadus morhua chromosome 5, gadMor3.0, whole genome shotgun sequence genome encodes:
- the gjb3 gene encoding gap junction protein beta 3, with protein MDWKTFQSLLSGVNKYSTAFGRIWLSIVFVFRVMVYVVAAERVWGDEQKDFDCNTKQPGCANVCYDYYFPISHIRLWALQLIFVTCPSFMVVMHVAYRDERERKYRIKFGEEKKLYNNTGKKHGGLWWTYLISLFVKTAIEVAFLYILHYIYDSFYLPRLVKCEVSPCPNKVDCYIGHPTEKKVFTYFMVGASALCIVLNICEIIYLISKRVARCANKLKKRTRGMPQETHAGYDDNHAPNSYPMEMMSKRDVTRDLPPSFRTSCKPPYQPAMHLLRAEKRAEMRASAPNLSSDPLLDNPRRL; from the coding sequence ATGGACTGGAAGACCTTCCAATCCCTGCTGAGCGGTGTGAACAAGTACTCCACGGCGTTCGGGCGGATATGGCTGTCCATCGTGTTCGTGTTCCGCGTCATGGTGTACGTCGTGGCGGCCGAGCGGGTGTGGGGCGACGAGCAGAAGGACTTTGACTGCAACACCAAGCAGCCCGGCTGCGCCAACGTGTGCTACGACTACTACTTCCCCATCTCCCACATCCGCCTGTGGGCCCTGCAGCTCATCTTCGTCACCTGCCCCTCCTTCATGGTGGTCATGCACGTGGCGTACCGCGACGAGCGCGAGCGCAAGTACCGCATCAAGTTCGGCGAGGAGAAAAAGCTGTACAACAACACGGGCAAGAAGCACGGCGGCTTGTGGTGGACCTACCTGATCAGCCTCTTCGTCAAGACGGCCATCGAGGTGGCCTTCCTCTACATCCTGCACTACATCTACGACAGCTTCTACCTGCCGCGCCTGGTCAAGTGCGAGGTGTCCCCCTGCCCGAACAAGGTGGACTGCTACATCGGCCATCCCACGGAGAAGAAGGTGTTCACCTACTTCATGGTGGGCGCCTCGGCCCTGTGCATCGTGCTCAACATCTGCGAGATCATTTACCTCATCTCCAAGCGTGTGGCGCGCTGCGCCAACAAGCTCAAGAAGCGGACCCGAGGCATGCCGCAGGAGACGCACGCCGGCTACGACGACAACCACGCCCCCAACAGCTACCCCATGGAGATGATGTCCAAGCGAGACGTGACCAGGGACTTGCCTCCGTCCTTCAGGACCAGCTGCAAGCCTCCGTACCAGCCCGCCATGCATTTGCTGAGGGCGGAGAAGAGGGCGGAGATGAGGGCTTCTGCCCCCAACCTGTCTTCTGATCCATTGTTGGACAACCCAAGGAGACTATAG
- the gjb10 gene encoding gap junction protein beta 10 yields MNWAFLQGLLSGVNKYSTAFGRVWLSIVFLFRVMVFVVAAEKVWGDEQKDFKCNTAQPGCHNVCYDHFFPVSHVRLWALQLIFVTCPSLLVVMHVTYREEREKKNKAKHGENCRRLYANPGKKRGGLWWTYVLTLVFKIGVDTVFVYLIYYMYEGYDFPSLVKCVEAPCPNTVDCYIARPTEKRIFTLFMVVTSMVCILLSIFEIVYLVGKKCREGVVKLHQQHRSHQSQQARDLGSSLAGGKSGNLVEANTLRLVEKVLPGTPAPSYSVAVASDEVTPR; encoded by the coding sequence ATGAACTGGGCATTCCTTCAGGGCCTCCTCAGCGGGGTCAACAAATACTCCACGGCGTTTGGCCGCGTGTGGCTCTCCATCGTCTTCCTCTTCCGCGTCATGGTGTTCGTGGTGGCCGCCGAGAAGGTGTGGGGCGACGAGCAGAAGGACTTCAAGTGCAACACGGCGCAGCCGGGCTGCCACAACGTGTGCTACGACCACTTCTTCCCCGTGTCCCACGTGCGCCTGTGGGCCCTGCAGCTCATCTTCGTCACCTGCCCCTCGCTGCTGGTGGTCATGCACGTGACCTACCGCGAGGAGCGGGAGAAGAAGAACAAGGCGAAGCACGGCGAGAACTGCCGCCGCCTGTACGCCAACCCGGGCAAGAAGCGCGGCGGCCTGTGGTGGACCTACGTCCTGACGCTGGTGTTCAAGATCGGCGTGGACACGGTGTTCGTGTACCTCATCTACTACATGTACGAGGGCTACGACTTCCCCTCGCTCGTCAAGTGCGTGGAGGCGCCGTGCCCCAACACGGTGGACTGCTACATCGCGCGGCCCACCGAGAAGCGCATCTTCACCCTGTTCATGGTGGTCACCAGCATGGTGTGCATCCTGCTCTCCATCTTTGAGATCGTGTACCTGGTGGGCAAGAAGTGCCGCGAGGGCGTGGTGAAGCTGCACCAGCAGCACCGCTCGcaccagagccagcaggccAGGGACTTGGGCTCCTCGCTGGCGGGGGGCAAGAGCGGGAACCTGGTGGAGGCCAACACTCTGAGGCTGGTGGAGAAGGTTCTCCCCGGCACGCCTGCGCCGTCGTACAGCGTGGCCGTCGCTTCGGACGAGGTCACCCCCAGATGA